The region AAGGCCAAAGGCCTGCTGGTCGAGAGCAAGGGTGCCCAGTGCGTGTTCCTTGAGGAGTTCAAGACCGCCGAGGGCGAACCACTGCCAGTGATCGTACAGAAAGCCGATGGCGGCTACCTGTATGCCACCACCGACCTGGCTGCCGTGCGCTATCGCAGCAACGTACTCAAGGCCGACCGCGCCCTGTACTTTGTCGACCAGCGCCAGGCCCTACACTTCAACCAGGTGTTTGAAGTAGCTCGCCTGGCCGGCTTCGTCGGCCACCCGATGCAAATGGAGCACATGGGCTTCGGCACCATGAACGGCGCTGATGGTCGTCCGTTCAAGACCCGCGACGGCGGCACGGTAAAACTTATCGATCTGCTCACCGAAGCCAAAGAGCGTGCCTACGCCCTGGTCAAGGAGAAGAACCCCGAGCTGCCCGAGGCTGAACTGCGCGCTATCGGTCAAGTGGTGGGCATTGACGCGGTGAAGTACGCCGACCTGTCCAAGCACCGCACCAGCGACTACAGCTTCAACTTCGAGTTGATGCTCAATTTCGAGGGCAACACTGCGCCATACCTGCTGTATGCCTACACGCGCGTCGCCGGCGTATTCCGCAAGCTGAATAAAAGCTTCGATGAGGCAGACGGGCAGATCGTCCTGCAGGCAGCCCAGGAACAAGACCTTGCCGCGCGCCTGGCTCAGTTCGGCGAAATCCTGAACAACGTCGCCGAAAAAGGCACCCCACACGTACTCTGTGCCTATCTGTACGACGTGGCCGGCCTGTTCTCCAGCTTCTACGAGAACTGCCCGATCCTCGCTGCCGAGACACCTGAACAACAGCAGAGCCGCCTGCGCCTGGCTGCCCTGACTGGCCGCACCCTCAAGCAAGGTCTGGAGCTGCTCGGCCTGGAAACCCTGGAGCGTATGTAAGTTGGCTGCCAAGAAAAAACCTGCACCAAA is a window of Pseudomonas sp. DG56-2 DNA encoding:
- the argS gene encoding arginine--tRNA ligase codes for the protein MKDTIRQLIQQALTQLVTDGVLPEGLTPAIQVENARDKTHGDFASNIAMMLAKPAGMKPRDLAEKLIAALPADEQISKVEIAGPGFLNFFQNTQALAARLDAALADSKLGVRKAGPQQKVVVDLSAPNLAKEMHVGHLRSTIIGDAVSRVLEFLGDTVIRQNHVGDWGTQFGMLMAYLQENPITSDELSDLENFYRAAKKRFDESEEFADRARGLVVKLQAGDEECLKLWTRFKDISLSHCQKTYELLNVKLTMADVMGESAYNDDLANVVNDLKAKGLLVESKGAQCVFLEEFKTAEGEPLPVIVQKADGGYLYATTDLAAVRYRSNVLKADRALYFVDQRQALHFNQVFEVARLAGFVGHPMQMEHMGFGTMNGADGRPFKTRDGGTVKLIDLLTEAKERAYALVKEKNPELPEAELRAIGQVVGIDAVKYADLSKHRTSDYSFNFELMLNFEGNTAPYLLYAYTRVAGVFRKLNKSFDEADGQIVLQAAQEQDLAARLAQFGEILNNVAEKGTPHVLCAYLYDVAGLFSSFYENCPILAAETPEQQQSRLRLAALTGRTLKQGLELLGLETLERM